A single Silvibacterium dinghuense DNA region contains:
- a CDS encoding SOS response-associated peptidase: protein MCGRYKRKSDKQRIAEMFAVDAGIEESEFEAGEDLRPQSMQPVVFTDERGARRMEVMRWGLAMPDRLLINARAEGIAGSRFWGESFAYGRAIVPGDAVFEWQSVAGGEGDPAPRGRKRPKYEITLKGQEPFGMAAVWRLWKNPKTAQMERSFAILTGEPNETVARIHDRMTTFLEPRDYDEYLATSQRSPVHLLRILPAERMQMRLVEEMPVAVLENQMNLF from the coding sequence ATGTGCGGACGATATAAGCGGAAGTCGGATAAGCAGCGGATTGCGGAGATGTTTGCGGTAGATGCGGGTATAGAGGAGAGCGAGTTCGAGGCAGGAGAAGACCTGCGGCCGCAATCAATGCAGCCCGTGGTCTTTACCGATGAGCGCGGTGCGCGGCGCATGGAGGTGATGCGCTGGGGATTGGCAATGCCGGACCGGCTGTTGATCAACGCGCGGGCAGAGGGCATCGCCGGTTCGCGTTTCTGGGGCGAGTCCTTTGCCTATGGGCGTGCGATCGTGCCGGGGGATGCGGTCTTCGAGTGGCAGAGCGTGGCAGGTGGGGAAGGCGATCCTGCGCCGCGCGGACGAAAGCGGCCGAAGTATGAGATCACGCTGAAGGGGCAGGAGCCGTTCGGCATGGCAGCGGTGTGGCGGCTCTGGAAGAACCCGAAGACCGCGCAGATGGAGCGGAGCTTCGCGATCCTGACCGGTGAGCCGAATGAGACTGTGGCAAGGATTCACGACCGCATGACGACATTTCTCGAGCCTCGGGACTATGACGAGTACCTGGCCACATCGCAGCGTTCACCGGTTCACTTGTTAAGGATTCTTCCAGCGGAGCGAATGCAGATGAGGCTTGTGGAGGAGATGCCGGTCGCGGTTCTGGAGAACCAGATGAACCTGTTTTAG